Genomic DNA from Chelonia mydas isolate rCheMyd1 chromosome 6, rCheMyd1.pri.v2, whole genome shotgun sequence:
TAAGGCAGCCCCTGGGCAGAGTGTGTGCTGGCCCCACAGGCCCCTCTGTGTTCCAGGGGGGGGCCCCTCTTTGCACCGCTGATCCCAGACCTGTCCTGCCCATGGTAGGAGGTGTCAGGCCCCGTGACTGAGAAGCCCCAGAAAGCCCCTGATCATAAACCACTGGACCAGGAAAGGACAAATGTAGCTGAACCAATTGACATTCATTTTCCTTAATGAAACAGCTTGTCCCCTTGCCAGCAGAGCCACCCAGCCAGGGCAAGGACCAGATGCCTGACTAGGCCAGCCCCCTAGGGGCCCATAAGCCAATTGCAAAGTCTGCCTTAGTGTCCAAATGCAGTTTTGTGCCACCAATAAAACAAAATGTGCTGTGAAGTGGGCATGTACCAGCCTGAATTGCTGCAGCTATAGCACAAATTGGTAGACCagaaaccccccctcccctcccttccccctcagctgccccaccccacatGGTGCTGAACAGCGAGACCACAGCTGCAGGCTTGGGCCAGCCTCACATGCAGACCCTCCCAGCCCTGCAAAAGGTGAGCATGAAACAAAGAGGAAAGAAGTAATAACATGGGGCACTGCAGCGGCAGACACATTGGGGAGAGGCCAGATGTGTTCTGGCCAGCAGGAGGTACTGTGGGAAGGAGATCAGGCTCTGTTCCAGGCAGCATGGGCTGAAACAAAGGGGAAAGACCCTGCCATAGAGTACAGAAGTTTGGCAACCACCTTTCCCTGCTAGGTGGCCACAGAGCCCCTTGTGTAAGGAGCAGCACCACCTCAGGCTTAGTGTTTCTCTTTCAACCCTTCATGTGCACCACCTACAGCACGTTGAAGGCTTTGCTGGAGAGGCCAGTGGGCCTGGGGAGAGAGCCTAATCAATGGCTCACAGCCAGGGTCCATGAGGAGGCTGGACTCTGAAGCCAGATTCCTGAGAACGAATTACTCACTGAAAGGCCTTTGGTCTCAGGTTCGATTCCTTTATTCACTGGAGTtgtaatgataaaaaaaaaaatgcaaggcaTTTTGGGTAACACTATGCAAATTATCCTAAAGGCAGTGACAGTGAGGCTGATGCTCTCGCAGGGCAAAACGTCAGCCTTTGTCTAAGTTGCACAGtatccctgggggtgggggggtggagaccCCCATGTATAGACACATGGTAGTCCCACCCAGCCACTGATGGACACTGTGCACCTGTGTAATCCCCCCTGCCCACCCATGTAGGACATCGCCTGTGCCCCACACAGCTGTCTGACTCTGCCCAAGAGGGAAGACGGCGTCTGACTTTGGGAGAAGCTGAGCAACAGCATGAATTGGTTTGGCCTGTACACAACTACGCTAGGATTTGGGCTGTACATTTACATTGAACCCCACATGCTGAGGACTCCATGACAACACTGATGAGAGGATTACATCCATTTACAAAGTTCTGCGGCCAGCTCCTTCTCACACCCCTGGGTGCTTGTCTGCACTGGGGACAGTAGCCGTTGGGGAGGTCCACATTGTCACGCcttcctgtcccttcccccagggtCCAGAACCCCATAGGCAAAGTGTCCCTTCTGCACCTGCTAGGGGAACATACTCAGTGACCCATACGACCTTAAGGGAGTCTTGGCCACACCAAGCAACTCCACagcctcttccccactcccttctAGCTAGCTGAGCTCCCCCTGCAGGCTGCTCTGCACCGCTGTCCTGCGAGCAGCGCAGCCCCCAAGGGCAGTTATTTTTAACACTGCCACACACAGTTCCCAGAGGTCACAATTCCTCAGGGCTGTGGAGATAAATCtctcactgactttttttttctttgcagtattAAGCTCTTTTGTTTTTCAGGGTGGCATTTGATTTTATGCTGCTCATCTAGGAACAAGTCTCTCTCTGTCCGGCCCCTGCAGGGATGGGATGGAGTTCAGAAAGGGAACCCCGAGGTTGACTCCCAGGAAAGACTTTCAGACTGGCAGATGGCTCAGGCTGTGGAGTCACCGCCCCAGAGGGAAGGGGTGAGAACCCCATTCAGCTCGTGGGATGTTTAAAGCCACTAGAGAATGCATGACCGGGAACAATCCTGTCCTGGCCCCAGGGAGATGGTCTGGGTCATCTAACAGGCCTTTTCCATCCAGTCCAGGTTCGTCCAAAAGGAATCATCTGACACCTGATGTATGACAAAGTGGCTGATCTATGTTCCTTTTTCTCTTGGGCAGTATGTGGTTTAAGACCCTGTTGAACCCCTCCTGATGCCAGGAACCTTCTCTCCATGCGCACTGCAAAGCCATCAGGAAGCTCAAGGAGTGAAAGAAGGGATTTCAGTTACATCATGTCTCATTGCACAGTGAACTTCACTGTGACACAGGTGTAATCAGCAGGAACCCCATTTAGAAACTCCACGGTTTTACCTAGCGAGCAAAGATAGCTGCTAATTCAGCCAACATCTCCAGAGGGAGGAGCTACATGGGGTTCAAAGTAACCATGGAACCTGTTGGTGGGGACACTCCTCTGGTGTTCCCTCTTCCTTGTTTTCTTCCAGTGCAGAGTCAGGGGTTGTGTAGGAAGAGGAGCTGTTCTTTGATTTATGTATGTCTGAGGGCTCCTTCTCCCAGGCTGAGAACAAGTGAAAGAGCTGCATCTTACAGCTGCATTCGGAGAAGGGCATCTTGTGGAATCTCTGAACAGTCTGCATCTCTTGTGAGTGGGGAGCAGAGAACCCCCTAAAAGGAGAGGCAAAGGAATGAGTCTTTGTAATCCTGCCAAGCAGTCCCTCAGTGCCAGCTTATCTAGCTGTGCCAATGTTCCTGTACTGGCACATGAGAAGGTGCTTAAAGGTCTTCTTGAAAGTGGCATTACAGAGGGCATAGCAGGCTGGGTTGATGGTGCTGTTGACATAGCAGAGCCAGTACCCAATAGACCACACTGTCTCGGGTACGCAGGTCTCACAGAAGGTGTTAATAAGGACCATCACATTGTAAGGAGTCCATGTGAGAATGAAGGCAAGCAGGATGGCAAATATGGTTCTGGTGACTTTTTTCTCCCGGGCTGCCATCTGGCGCTTCTTCCGCACCTGACTCCTGGCAATGCTAGCAAACTTCCTGGCAACATTGGCTGGGCGATTGTTTGAGAGGGTATTCTGGGCAGAGGCCGCTGTCTTAGCTGGGACAATCTCAATGGCCGTGACGCATTCAGTACCAGTTTGCTTGGTGACAATCTTAATTTTGGACCACTTGGAGGTCGAGTTAACCCGTGGGTGGGCAGGGCTCTGCCCTTGCCCAGCTGGTAAGATTTCTGCCACCTGCTTCTCTTTTGTGGTCTGGGTGATGCTGACTGTGCTGGATTCATTGGAAGTCTCCTTCTCCTCTTGCTGACCAGCAGCCTCTGTCTGTGCTAAGGGTTGGTCCTCCAATTTACCATTCCTCACCTCCTCCTTCACCTCCAGCGCCCTCTTGGGAGAGTTGTTGTTCTGTTTGATCAGTGGGCTCTTAAAGAAGCTGAGTGGCTTAGTCTTCTTCTCCTTCTTGCCCTCAGGCTTGTGCCGTCTCACTCTGCTCCTGCTGGCCAGTGAGATGTGAATGTACAACACAGTCATGATGACCACAGGGAGGTAGAACGCAGCGATGGCCGTGCCAAAGGTCACGGCCGGATTAGATAGGAACTGGATGTAGCACTCCCGCTCCGGGACTGTCCTCTTCCCAACGATGAACTGCCAGAACAAGATGGCAGGCGCCCAGAGAACAAAGGACAATATCCAAGCTGCTGCAATCATCAGCCCAGCCATTTTGGTGGTCCTTCGAGCCGGGTAGGTCAGGGGCTTGGTGACACAGAAGTAGCGGTCAAAACTGATGATGAGCAAGTTCATCACAGAGGCGTTGCTCACCACATAGTCCAGCGCCAGCCAGAGGTCACACACCACGGCCCCCAGCGGCCAATAGCCTTTGATGATATAGACCGTGTAGAGGTTCATGGAGAAGACCCCAATGATCAGGTCAGCACAGGCCAGGCTGAAAAGGAAGTAGTTGTTCACAGTCTGGAGCTGGCGGTTCACTTTAATGGACAGCATGACCAGGATGTTCCCCACCACAGTGACCAGGCTGAGCGAGCCAGTTACCGTGGCAATGAAGACCAGCTCCACTGTTTTGTACTGGTTGGAAGGATGCTGCTTGACCACCTCAGATCGGTTGCCATTGGTGAAGTTGTCATAGGTAAGGTTGGCCATCTTCATCTGCCAGGGCTGAGCAGAGAGGTTATGCATGGATTCTGCAGTGGGGAGGGAGCGAAAGGAAGAATATTACACATAGGCACCCTTCTCCCTTCTGCCCTCCTTCTTCTGCAGTTGTGGGCTCCTTTAACCAAGTTTCCTACGAGTTTAACAGTATTTTTCTATGTATGTTGTCTTTGGTTTTGCAAAAAAGGATGGGGCAGTTTTATCCCCAATTTTCTCTCTCCTATCACCCCCAGACCTCTTCCCATATCCTCTAGCTCCCCGGTGATGCCCTTTTTGGCCCCGACTattagactttttaaaacaatggaGATTCGTCAGCAGAGCTGTATAAGAGgaccccagggctggaatagcaggaggctctgggttaGGACTGAGATGTCTGAACagagctgtgtgtgaacagcccagggctggaatagcagggggcagAATAatgggagaggagcaggaacgctgtaggtcaggactgaggcatgTAGACAGGGCATCTTGGTTTTCATAGGCCTTTCTTCTTATTACATCTATATTAATGAGCCAGGGAAATGATGCAGACTTAAGTCAAGAGGAGGCCAAATTTTGCTCACTTATACCCCTTACACTCCATTGGCTGTACTGGGATGGTACCAGTGTAACTAGCAGCAGAACAGGTCCAATCCCCTTCTTGCATACTGCACCCAGAGGAATGGAGTGAATTCAGGCCTCCTTCCCTCGCTCACAACCTGGAGAAAAGACTCTTGTTGCCTCCCCATAACTGAAGCTGGAGCTGAAAAACAGTCCCTGTGAGAGCATGCAGGGAGAGTCTGGGCTGAGTGAGTGATTGCACAGCCTCAGCAGTTGTGTCTCTTTAAACCTCAGCATTTTCCCAGGCCAATGTTGTTTTTAGCTAATGCTTGAAAATCTCATTGTGTTGTACCATGCCCATCTgcccctgcagccctctccccagGAGCTGTTCATGGCAGCAGTTTGTGTTCCAAAGCGGAACAGCCTTGGAAGCATCTCTCGGCTTTGTTTTTAATCATTGCATGAGATTATGGAGACACAAAAAGCTCCAAAGGAAAGCTCTAAAGAGTGAAGCCAAAGGAAGGGTCCAGCTAACAGAGCTCCCAGCCCATCCTCAAGGCATTTGCTATGGAAATCCTGCCCTCTGCTGTCTGCTTCTTGCACTGTGCTGGGTGACAAACCCTAAAAgggcccctgctccctgcaggaccCTGATGGGGCTACATGGATTCCGTGGGAAAATGAAGCAGAGTGAGAATGGTTTGGTGGGGTGGGAAGCTGCAGTGGCTCCTCTTCTGTGGCAAGGCCAAGCAGCAGGTTTAGGTCTCTTTGTGCCTCCTTGTCCTGCTGAAATGCCATTTTCAGCAGGTGTTTTACCAGACCTCAGGAGAGCGATGGAAACTGATGGTGAATGCAGGAAGTTTGGCCTTCTCTCTGAACAGCCCCCCTACCGTTCAGCCCAAGATTTTAAAAGGGAATTGGGTGCTTGTGAAAGGGGCCAACCCAACAACCATGGAAGTGAACACAGCCAGTGTTTATCTAAAGGACAGgtccagcctgggcagcagctgagcaACCTTCCTCTCCATCTCCCCACTGGCCACTGATGTTCTTCAACCCTCAGGAGAGGTGCAGTCCAGGGGGTTGAACAACCCTGTTCACTGTAACAATTCTAGTGGCCTGAAGCCAGCTCCCCGGCCAGGCTAATGGTGAGCACTGGGCTGTCGTGTATATGTCACTGCCTCAGTTGTGTCCCTGTCTCATGTGGaacagctggggttgggggggagggggggcgattgcagggaagagaaagaggatCACTAGGCCTTCATGACCCACTACAGACCCAAACAAAATAATGGGCTATACCAGGGCCTGGCATCCTGGGAAAGCTCgtgctggggtgtggggagaacTCACGTGGGTCTCCAACAGGAAATGGCTCCCTCTGGAAAGCAAGACCTGGAAGAGAGACGAGCAGACCCCTGATTAGGTAATGAGAGTGTGACCTGCAGCACTGAGAAACCCCTTTAGGAGATATGGCATCTGGGGCAATCTCTGAACATCAGCGTGTATCCAGTAATATTCACTATTCAACAAATGGCTGAATTGCCAGGTCCAGCTGATGGAATAAAGAGATGTGAGCATCACACCAAGTGACaggtctacattgcagctgggaaggtccttcccagcacaggtagatAGACACTcgtctgctcaagctagtgcactaaaaatagccctGTGGCTCAGCAGCCTAGGTGGCGgctcgggctagccacccaagtacatacccagggccTTGGGCAGGACGGTACTCAAGTGCCTAGCCTGGGCTGCCGGCCGTGCCGCGGGGCCACcaggctatttttagcacattagcttgagcagagctaaagtgtctgcctgcctgcagtggcaagcccctcccagctgctgtgtgcaCATCCCCAAGGCGGGTTAGTCACCAGGGGCTGACCAGCCATGCAGCATGCCAGCACCAGAGTGACAGACCAGACTGCCAGTGGGTCTGAGCGTGAGCCACACCTGTGCCCCAAAGGGTCAAAACCTGTGTGAGCTGGAGAGGGTCTGCCTGTCTCGTGCTAGAAGTACAAGTGCTCCTTAATCATCTGCTgcatcccttctccacatcaccCCATGTGCTGCCTGATTCTCTCTCATCAAGGtccccccagcagctgctccccaACATCGGTCTCCCCCATAA
This window encodes:
- the CHRM4 gene encoding muscarinic acetylcholine receptor M4 isoform X1 — protein: MGFENGSGAAALTPWGAPGLAFQREPFPVGDPREFSPHPSTSFPRMPGPESMHNLSAQPWQMKMANLTYDNFTNGNRSEVVKQHPSNQYKTVELVFIATVTGSLSLVTVVGNILVMLSIKVNRQLQTVNNYFLFSLACADLIIGVFSMNLYTVYIIKGYWPLGAVVCDLWLALDYVVSNASVMNLLIISFDRYFCVTKPLTYPARRTTKMAGLMIAAAWILSFVLWAPAILFWQFIVGKRTVPERECYIQFLSNPAVTFGTAIAAFYLPVVIMTVLYIHISLASRSRVRRHKPEGKKEKKTKPLSFFKSPLIKQNNNSPKRALEVKEEVRNGKLEDQPLAQTEAAGQQEEKETSNESSTVSITQTTKEKQVAEILPAGQGQSPAHPRVNSTSKWSKIKIVTKQTGTECVTAIEIVPAKTAASAQNTLSNNRPANVARKFASIARSQVRKKRQMAAREKKVTRTIFAILLAFILTWTPYNVMVLINTFCETCVPETVWSIGYWLCYVNSTINPACYALCNATFKKTFKHLLMCQYRNIGTAR
- the CHRM4 gene encoding muscarinic acetylcholine receptor M4 isoform X4, with the protein product MPGPESMHNLSAQPWQMKMANLTYDNFTNGNRSEVVKQHPSNQYKTVELVFIATVTGSLSLVTVVGNILVMLSIKVNRQLQTVNNYFLFSLACADLIIGVFSMNLYTVYIIKGYWPLGAVVCDLWLALDYVVSNASVMNLLIISFDRYFCVTKPLTYPARRTTKMAGLMIAAAWILSFVLWAPAILFWQFIVGKRTVPERECYIQFLSNPAVTFGTAIAAFYLPVVIMTVLYIHISLASRSRVRRHKPEGKKEKKTKPLSFFKSPLIKQNNNSPKRALEVKEEVRNGKLEDQPLAQTEAAGQQEEKETSNESSTVSITQTTKEKQVAEILPAGQGQSPAHPRVNSTSKWSKIKIVTKQTGTECVTAIEIVPAKTAASAQNTLSNNRPANVARKFASIARSQVRKKRQMAAREKKVTRTIFAILLAFILTWTPYNVMVLINTFCETCVPETVWSIGYWLCYVNSTINPACYALCNATFKKTFKHLLMCQYRNIGTAR
- the CHRM4 gene encoding muscarinic acetylcholine receptor M4 isoform X2: MGFENGSGAAALTPWGAPGLAFQREPFPVGDPQSMHNLSAQPWQMKMANLTYDNFTNGNRSEVVKQHPSNQYKTVELVFIATVTGSLSLVTVVGNILVMLSIKVNRQLQTVNNYFLFSLACADLIIGVFSMNLYTVYIIKGYWPLGAVVCDLWLALDYVVSNASVMNLLIISFDRYFCVTKPLTYPARRTTKMAGLMIAAAWILSFVLWAPAILFWQFIVGKRTVPERECYIQFLSNPAVTFGTAIAAFYLPVVIMTVLYIHISLASRSRVRRHKPEGKKEKKTKPLSFFKSPLIKQNNNSPKRALEVKEEVRNGKLEDQPLAQTEAAGQQEEKETSNESSTVSITQTTKEKQVAEILPAGQGQSPAHPRVNSTSKWSKIKIVTKQTGTECVTAIEIVPAKTAASAQNTLSNNRPANVARKFASIARSQVRKKRQMAAREKKVTRTIFAILLAFILTWTPYNVMVLINTFCETCVPETVWSIGYWLCYVNSTINPACYALCNATFKKTFKHLLMCQYRNIGTAR
- the CHRM4 gene encoding muscarinic acetylcholine receptor M4 isoform X3, which codes for MGFENGSGAAALTPWGAPESMHNLSAQPWQMKMANLTYDNFTNGNRSEVVKQHPSNQYKTVELVFIATVTGSLSLVTVVGNILVMLSIKVNRQLQTVNNYFLFSLACADLIIGVFSMNLYTVYIIKGYWPLGAVVCDLWLALDYVVSNASVMNLLIISFDRYFCVTKPLTYPARRTTKMAGLMIAAAWILSFVLWAPAILFWQFIVGKRTVPERECYIQFLSNPAVTFGTAIAAFYLPVVIMTVLYIHISLASRSRVRRHKPEGKKEKKTKPLSFFKSPLIKQNNNSPKRALEVKEEVRNGKLEDQPLAQTEAAGQQEEKETSNESSTVSITQTTKEKQVAEILPAGQGQSPAHPRVNSTSKWSKIKIVTKQTGTECVTAIEIVPAKTAASAQNTLSNNRPANVARKFASIARSQVRKKRQMAAREKKVTRTIFAILLAFILTWTPYNVMVLINTFCETCVPETVWSIGYWLCYVNSTINPACYALCNATFKKTFKHLLMCQYRNIGTAR